The Vigna unguiculata cultivar IT97K-499-35 chromosome 6, ASM411807v1, whole genome shotgun sequence genome contains a region encoding:
- the LOC114187064 gene encoding spermidine hydroxycinnamoyl transferase-like, protein MVTIVRSYNVTPNEPTPSDPLWLSDSDQIGSLGHVPNIFIYKAKHSNNPIEKMMNSLSKILVHYYPVAGRLSLTEDDRMEVNCNAKGVTLLEAESTKSFGDYGDFSPSESTEELVPKVDYTQPIEEIPLLLLQVTRFHGGEGLALGVLISHPITDATGIIRFVNNWAKVARGEELLPHEIPFLDRTGLKFPHQNSSPRVKLPEWKPVPQIEQRKRSALLLKLTSSQVERLKKKANEKPSKERVRPYTRFEAVAAHIWRCAAKARESSENHPTFVRFSVDFRSRLNPPLPQNYFGNALAKGVTPKCYEGDIISNPLGFSAEKIREAAHAVTDEFIRSQLKASLGKGQKDHIRAFFKGQGHLMNVPYAGNHNILLTSLTRMPVYEADFGCGKPVHFGIARSFQEDRAVIVRSPDGDGVVVTIIFQTPLMQLFRKFFYEDLFVSSL, encoded by the coding sequence ATGGTAACCATTGTGCGTTCTTACAATGTCACTCCAAATGAACCAACTCCCAGTGATCCTTTATGGCTATCAGATAGTGACCAAATCGGGTCCCTAGGTCACGTACCCAATATCTTCATCTACAAAGCAAAACACAGCAACAACCCCATCGAGAAGATGATGAACTCTCTTAGCAAGATTTTAGTTCACTACTATCCAGTAGCTGGAAGATTGAGTTTGACGGAAGATGATCGCATGGAGGTGAATTGCAACGCAAAGGGAGTCACGTTGCTCGAAGCCGAAAGCACAAAATCATTTGGTGATTATGGAGACTTTTCACCATCAGAATCAACGGAAGAACTTGTTCCAAAAGTTGATTACACTCAACCTATAGAGGAGATTCCCCTTCTGCTACTTCAGGTAACAAGGTTCCATGGTGGTGAAGGACTTGCCCTTGGAGTTCTTATCTCTCACCCTATCACCGATGCAACCGGCATCATCCGCTTCGTGAACAATTGGGCAAAGGTGGCTCGAGGAGAAGAACTATTGCCTCATGAGATTCCATTTCTAGATCGAACAGGACTCAAATTTCCACACCAAAACTCATCACCTAGAGTTAAACTCCCAGAGTGGAAGCCTGTACCACAGATAGAGCAAAGAAAGAGAAGTGCTTTGTTGTTGAAACTCACATCAAGCCAAGTGGAGAGGCTAAAGAAGAAAGCCAATGAAAAACCTTCAAAAGAAAGGGTAAGACCCTATACCAGATTTGAAGCTGTTGCTGCTCATATATGGCGATGTGCAGCCAAGGCTCGTGAATCTAGTGAGAACCACCCAACTTTTGTTCGGTTCAGTGTTGATTTTCGAAGTAGATTGAATCCACCTCTCCCTCAAAACTATTTTGGGAATGCTTTGGCCAAAGGAGTGACACCAAAATGTTATGAGGGAGATATCATATCAAACCCTTTAGGTTTTTCTGCTGAAAAGATTAGAGAAGCAGCTCATGCAGTTACAGATGAGTTTATAAGGTCACAGTTGAAGGCTAGTTTAGGAAAAGGGCAAAAGGATCACATAAGGGCCTTTTTCAAGGGACAGGGGCACCTTATGAATGTGCCTTATGCTGGGAACCATAACATTCTGCTTACAAGCTTGACGAGGATGCCGGTGTATGAAGCAGATTTTGGTTGTGGAAAGCCTGTGCATTTTGGTATAGCACGTTCCTTTCAAGAAGATAGAGCAGTGATTGTTCGAAGCCCAGATGGAGATGGTGTTGTTGTCACCATAATCTTCCAGACACCACTTATGCAGCTTTTCCGAAAATTCTTCTACGAGGATCTGTTTGTGTCCTCGTTATAA
- the LOC114186815 gene encoding spermidine hydroxycinnamoyl transferase-like, translated as MVTIVASHNVTPNEPTPNDPLWLSDSDQIGNLRHVSCFYVYKAKHDKNALERLMKSLSKILVHYYPVAGRLRLTESGRMELNCNAKGVTLVEAETTNTFADYGDFSPSLFTEELVPKVDYTQPIEDIPLMLIQLTTFDGGEGLAIGTLTSHPLADATSMMPFVNNWGKLTRGEELEPNEIPFLDRTLLKLPPQHSSPSVKLPEWKPVQQAQEQEQRKRSAALFKLSAKQVERLKEKANDKASSEGVRPFSRFEAIAAHIWRCASKARTSAESSNHPTLVRFSVDIRKRLNPPLPQNYFGNALAKTVTPKCNEGEIISNPLSYATQKIREAVYMVTDEYIRSQLSVILGQEQLDSIRAFFMGQGHLLNVPYAGNHNILLTSWLGMPIYEADFGWGKPMHYGLASAFQEDRAAILPSSDGDGVAVTMFFQTVLMQLFKTLFYEEL; from the coding sequence ATGGTAACCATTGTGGCTTCTCACAATGTCACTCCAAATGAACCAACTCCCAATGACCCTTTATGGCTATCAGATAGTGACCAAATCGGAAACCTACGCCATGTATCATGTTTTTATGTTTACAAAGCAAAGCACGACAAGAATGCATTAGAGAGGTTGATGAAGTCTCTTAGCAAGATTTTAGTGCACTACTATCCAGTTGCTGGAAGATTGAGATTGACAGAAAGTGGTCGAATGGAACTCAATTGCAACGCTAAGGGAGTCACCTTGGTAGAAGCTGAAACCACAAACACATTTGCTGATTATGGAGACTTTTCGCCTTCTCTATTCACAGAGGAACTTGTTCCCAAAGTTGATTATACTCAACCCATAGAGGACATTCCTCTAATGCTGATACAATTAACAACCTTTGACGGTGGTGAAGGCCTTGCCATTGGAACTCTTACCTCTCACCCTTTGGCCGATGCGACAAGCATGATGCCCTTCGTCAACAACTGGGGAAAGCTGACTCGAGGAGAGGAGCTAGAGCCTAATGAAATCCCATTTCTCGATAGAACACTGCTTAAATTACCACCACAACATTCCTCACCAAGTGTTAAACTCCCAGAATGGAAGCCTGTGCAGCAAGCACAAGAACAAGAGCAAAGGAAGAGAAGTGCTGCGTTGTTCAAACTCTCAGCAAAACAGGTGGAGAGACTCAAGGAGAAGGCTAATGATAAAGCTTCAAGTGAAGGGGTAAGACCTTTTAGCAGATTTGAAGCTATTGCTGCTCATATATGGAGATGTGCATCTAAGGCTCGTACTTCTGCTGAGAGTTCAAACCATCCAACTCTGGTTCGGTTTAGTGTTGATATTCGCAAAAGATTGAATCCACCACTCCCTCAGAACTATTTTGGGAATGCTTTGGCAAAAACAGTGACACCTAAATGTAACGAGGGAGAGATCATATCAAACCCTTTGAGTTATGCTACTCAGAAGATAAGGGAAGCAGTTTATATGGTTACAGATGAGTATATAAGATCACAGTTAAGTGTTATTTTAGGGCAAGAGCAATTGGATAGCATAAGGGCCTTTTTCATGGGACAAGGACATCTTTTGAATGTGCCCTATGCTGGGAATCATAACATTCTCCTCACAAGCTGGCTGGGAATGCCAATATATGAAGCAGATTTTGGTTGGGGAAAACCTATGCATTATGGTTTAGCAAGTGCATTTCAAGAAGATAGAGCAGCAATTCTTCCAAGCTCAGATGGAGATGGTGTTGCTGTCACCATGTTTTTCCAGACAGTACTTATGCAGCTTTTCAAAACATTGTTCTACGAGGAACTGTGA
- the LOC114189258 gene encoding uncharacterized protein LOC114189258 codes for MKINGEIYNVVLEEDFNEGEQYTCCCANTSNSSSDYNTSCNGSFELSSVSGWSDNVILQDFEMEKLIEEQTVQSPAAIINRSIQEATEQSSGNDNVSIFDRCGTNAGNGRIEDKLEDVLNESEPLNMNSLINTSATKIGITNPLTCDFGPILGATQFVDKDPVESIVKETQLGPNNDYLGSVNMNHDTTLTGPTKHNHPSQKCDLQPRCESIGFDHQINRAGASDQETGSQDCSRNPKLNHMTLIKESILDPIDFQERRQLWVGESSTKQPTTNNCRVKENSKASKRKILSVIGKQMQVPQVKGRKCHNARLNYSDVVRSSLQHIRHG; via the exons ATGAAGATAAATGGGGAAATCTATAACGTGGTTTTAGAAGAGGATTTCAATGAAGGAGAACAATATACATGCTGTTGTGCTAACACCAGTAATTCGTCTTCAGATTATAATACAAGCTGCAACGGGTCCTTTGAGTTGAGTTCAGTATCAGGATGGAGTGATAATGTCATCTTGCAAGATTTTGAGATGGAAAAGTTGATAGAAGAGCAAACGGTCCAATCACCGGCTGCCATAATCAATCGGAGCATCCAAGAAGCAACGGAGCAGTCCAGTGGGAACGATAACGTATCTATTTTTGACCGTTGTGGGACGAATGCTGGAAATGGTAGGATTGAGGATAAGTTGGAGGATGTACTGAACGAGTCAGAACCCCTAAATATGAATAGCCTAATTAATACCTCTGCAACGAAGATTGGAATCACAAATCCTCTTACTTGTGATTTTGGGCCAATATTAGGGGCAACCCAATTTGTTGATAAGGATCCTGTTGAATCTATTGTCAAGGAAACACAATTGGGCCCTAATAATGATTACTTAGGCTCGGTAAACATGAACCATGACACGACTCTTACGGGACCAACTAAACATAACCATCCATCACAGAAATGCGACCTACAACCAAGATGTGAAAGCATAGGTTTTGATCATCAAATCAATAGGGCTGGAGCGTCTGATCAGGAAACAGGAAGCCAAGATTGCAGCAGAAACCCAAAGTTGAATCACATGACGTTAATCAAGGAATCAATTTTGGACCCAATAGACTTCCAGGAGAGGCGGCAATTATGGGTTGGAGAATCAAGTACCAAACAACCAACAACCAACAATTGCAGAGTGAAGGAGAACAGTAAGGCTAGCAAACGGAAAATTCTCAG TGTGATAGGTAAGCAAATGCAGGTTCCTCAAGTGAAGGGAAGAAAGTGTCATAATGCAAGGCTTAACTATAGCGATGTTGTAAGATCCAGTCTGCAACACATCAGACATGGCTGA